Proteins encoded in a region of the Streptomyces sp. NBC_00258 genome:
- a CDS encoding long-chain-fatty-acid--CoA ligase, which yields MANLSHNLVQAAARHPRRPALRMGEQVWTYAEVDVMSARVAAGLTADGLWPGDRVGLMLPNGPAFVVLYYGILRAGGTVVPINPLFKAREVEHYLSDSGTRRLFAAEQSMREAEPAARATDTHLARIDPSDITAGAGAHEPLATVADRDGEATAAIFYTSGTTGHPKGAELTHHNLARNADAVTRLFELTEQDVVLGCLPLFHIFGQGCAMNTALQQGACLVLLPRFDPAAVLHAIEQHRVTVFEGVPTMYAALLQQQSDADTSSLRLCVSGGASLPVPVLHAFEQRFGCAVLEGFGMSECSPVVSFNHLHRPRKPGSVGTPIKGVEVRVLAPDGTEVQGGAVGELAVRGHNVMTGYWQRPEATAEAIPDGWLRTGDLVRQDEDGYLFVVDRKKDMIIRGGYNIYPREIEDVLYEHPDILEVAVIGIPHDTLGEDVAAAIVLRPGVEQRPDELRQFVKDRVAPYKYPRQIVFLDGLPKGGSGKVLKREIAIPR from the coding sequence ATGGCGAATCTGTCGCACAACCTCGTGCAGGCCGCCGCGCGCCACCCTCGGCGCCCTGCCCTCCGGATGGGTGAGCAAGTCTGGACGTACGCCGAGGTGGACGTCATGTCAGCGCGGGTGGCGGCGGGCCTGACCGCCGACGGACTATGGCCCGGCGACCGGGTGGGGCTGATGCTGCCCAACGGTCCCGCCTTCGTCGTCCTCTACTACGGAATCCTGCGGGCCGGGGGCACCGTCGTACCGATCAACCCTCTGTTCAAGGCTCGCGAGGTGGAGCACTACCTGTCCGACTCCGGCACCCGCCGCCTCTTCGCAGCGGAGCAGTCCATGAGGGAGGCGGAACCCGCGGCGCGCGCCACGGACACCCACCTCGCCCGCATCGACCCGTCCGACATCACTGCCGGAGCAGGGGCGCACGAACCGCTTGCCACGGTGGCCGACCGGGACGGTGAGGCGACGGCCGCCATCTTCTACACCTCGGGAACGACCGGCCACCCCAAGGGCGCCGAACTCACCCACCACAACCTCGCCCGCAATGCCGACGCGGTCACCCGCCTCTTTGAGCTCACCGAACAGGACGTGGTACTGGGCTGCCTGCCCCTCTTCCATATCTTCGGACAGGGCTGCGCGATGAACACCGCCCTCCAGCAGGGCGCCTGCCTGGTCCTCCTCCCACGCTTCGACCCCGCAGCAGTACTGCACGCCATCGAGCAGCACCGGGTAACTGTCTTCGAGGGGGTACCCACCATGTACGCCGCCCTGCTGCAACAGCAGAGCGATGCGGACACCTCGTCGCTGCGGCTGTGCGTCTCCGGCGGCGCTTCGCTGCCGGTCCCGGTGCTGCACGCCTTCGAGCAGCGGTTCGGCTGCGCAGTACTGGAGGGCTTCGGCATGTCGGAGTGCTCGCCGGTGGTTTCCTTCAACCACCTCCACCGACCGCGTAAGCCCGGTTCGGTGGGAACCCCCATCAAAGGGGTCGAGGTACGCGTCCTGGCGCCCGACGGCACCGAGGTGCAGGGCGGTGCGGTAGGCGAACTTGCCGTCCGCGGCCACAACGTGATGACGGGCTACTGGCAGCGGCCCGAGGCCACCGCGGAGGCCATTCCGGACGGCTGGCTTCGCACCGGTGACCTCGTCCGCCAGGACGAGGATGGTTATCTCTTCGTCGTCGACCGCAAGAAAGACATGATCATCCGTGGCGGATACAACATTTACCCGCGTGAGATCGAAGACGTGCTCTACGAGCACCCCGACATCCTGGAGGTAGCCGTCATCGGCATCCCTCACGACACGCTCGGCGAGGATGTGGCCGCCGCGATCGTGCTCCGGCCCGGTGTCGAGCAACGCCCCGACGAACTGCGCCAGTTCGTCAAGGACAGGGTGGCGCCGTACAAATACCCGCGCCAAATTGTCTTCCTGGACGGGCTACCGAAGGGGGGCAGCGGCAAGGTCCTCAAGCGGGAGATTGCCATCCCACGCTGA